The Methanosarcina acetivorans C2A genome includes the window GGCAGGGGAAGTGATCAAGTATACTTCTTTCGTGAATGTTTATCGTAAAGATCCGGCTGGCGTTAATGCAGCGAGCAATAGCGCGGGCACTTATGGACTCGCCCGGCTTGAACTTCTTGTCCTGCCTGGCATATCCCATGTAGGGGATCACAACATTTATTTCGGCTGCGCCCTCACAGGCATCGATAAGCTGGAGCAGGGCAACAAAATCGGAATCCGTGGGCGTGCTCTGGATAATGGTCACTTTTTCGTTTTCTATTTCGTCTGCGATTCTAAGGTAAAGTTCTCCGTCAGGGAAACGGTTAAACTCGCAGAGTACAGGCTCTGTTCCGAGAGCCCTGGCCGTGCGGCTGGCAAGTAACTGTGATGCTGGTCCACCTATGATCTTCAAGATTCATACCTCAGTTTGCCGTCTTGATATATTCCATCCTTTAAAAATCTTATTTTAAATGGACCCCCATTTTTCCGGTTTTTATCCCTCGGACCTTTACCCCTTGAGCTTTTCAAGCACCCTGATATTTCTTATCAGGGTATGCGGATAGTTCCCGGTTTCATCCTTCTCGGCAGATTTTACCATGTCCCAGACGGTAAGCAGCGCAACCGAAACTCCTGTCAGAGCTTCCATTTCAACTCCTGTTTTCCCGACGGTCCGGACCTCCACAACCGCAGAAACCGAATCTTTCCCTATCTCCAGGTCTACATCTATCCCGGTTATCGGGATCTGATGGCACATAGGAATGGTCTCGGGAGTTTTTTTAACTGCAAGCACGGCTGCGACCCTTGCAGTTGCAAACACATTTCCTTTTTCCACGGTTCCTGTCCTTATTTTTTCCATGGTTTCTGCGGAAAGTACGATTTCTCCTGCAGCCCTTGCCATCCTGAGAACATTGTTTTTTTCGCTTATATCAACCATTCGCGCCCTGTCGGCTTCAATATGAGTAAATGATTTTTCCACAAAAATCACCGCGTTTTTCTTAGCTCCGGAACTCTACGTATCTATCTGGAAGGCTATAGAACTTTTAATCTTTTTGTAATTTCTGAACTTTTACCCGGGATCTCTTTGCTAGAAGTATATTTTCTCCGCAGTCCCGGGTTGTTTTATTTTCTGTTAGGCAAATTTCTGTTCAGTAATTTCTGTTAAGCAAATTTATTAGTGAATTTTCTTTTCAGCATATTTTCTGTTAAGCAGACTTTCTGTTCAGTCAATCCGAATTTGTTTCCGCTGCGAATAGTCCTCAATTGCCTGTCCCATTTTTTCTACCAGTTCCTCGGCTTCTTCAAGGTTAAGCTTTACAACTTCTTCATCTTCCCCATGGAAAATCGTAAGCCTTATTCTTGTCCTTTCGATTTCCACATCTATTTTTCTCTCAAAATCGTGTGTCATACTCTGTTCCCCCTTCATGGTATAGAATTTATGTTGCAATACAGAAATATTACTTTTGCATTACTTCAATCACTTTTGCATTACTTCAGTTTTTTCAGCTACTATTTGAGTATTATCCGAACCATTTTTATCCGAACCATTTTTATCCGAACCATTTTTATCCGAACCATTTTTATCCGAACCATTTTTATCTGAGCTTTTTTTATATGATTTACTTTGATCTGAGTGTTGCCTGATTTTTATCTATATATTGCTTCTATTGCTTCCGTACCATTTTCAGAGCTATTTTAGCTGCAAGTCTTTCATCCGATTCCTGCTTCTTTGATTATTTCAGAAATCTTCCCAATCACGTCAGTTGCAAGCAGTGCATTTCCCGCTTTTTCGAAAGCCAGGTCTCCGGCTGCCCCATTAATGTAAGCTGCACAGGCTGCGGCAAGGAATGCCGGGTTTCTGGAAAATAGCGATCCTGTAATGCCTGCCAGTACGTCTCCGGTCCCTCCTACGGTCATGCCCGGGTTTCCTGTCCTGTTCAGAAGGGTCTGTTTTCCGTCAGAAATAATGTCCACCTTTCCCTTCAGGAGAGTCACCACGCCTTTTTCCGCCGCAAATTCCCTGACAGCTTTTTCGCGGGTTTCAGGGGAATCCGGAGTTTCCATGTCTCTCAGGCGCGCAAATTCTCCTGCGTGCGGGGTCACTATTATTTCACAGTTCCCTGCAAGGGTTTCAAAGAGAGTGCCTGAGAGGGCTGCAAGGGCATCGGCATCCAGGACTGCTTTTCGGCAGAAGGGCAGGAGCTTTCGAACGGTTTCAAGAGTCTCTGTTGCTCTCCCAAGCCCCATTCCCATTACAACCACATCATGGGAGTTGATAAGGTCAGGGAGGATGGACAGGTCTTCGGGGCAGAGTACGCTGGAAAAGAGTTTCCGGACAATAAGGTCCGGAGAGTAAGAAGCTACAATTCCGGCTACGGATTCGGGCACTGCTACTGTTACCAGATCCGCTCCTGCCCTGAGGGCTGCAAGGGCTGCAAGCGCCGGCGCTCCGGAGTAAGGGCCTCCCCCTATGACCAGGATCCTCCCGGCATTTCCTTTGTGTGCTTCAAGCTTTCTCTTCTTAAGCATCTGCAGGTCACCGGGGCCTGTATAGTGTTCTGCATCTGCGCAGACTCCGATCTCTGCAACCTTTATCGTGCCTGTATACTCTTTTGCCTGCTCATCTAGGAGTCCGGCTTTCATGCGGTGAAAAGTTACGGTAAGGTCGGCATATACGGCTTTTTCAAAGTTTCCTCTGTCAGGGTCAAGCCCGGAAGGGACGTCGACGGCAATTATGATTTTTCCTGCTTTCCCTTCGTTATTTATAAGGTCTATTGCAGTTGACTCGGGCTCCTTTATGTTTCCCTTAACCCCTGTGCCGAAGATGGCATCAACAAGCAGGTCGGCTTCCGAAAACAACTCGGAAACTGCAAGCTGGCCTGAATCTCTGATTTCAAGGGTCTGTACTCTGCTGAACTTTAACAGGGAATAATTGTGATACGCTTCTTCAGTTCCTATATCCCGGTCTTTTCCGAGCAGAATCACCCTTACAATGTATCCGGGAATGCCTGCAAGGTGTCTTGCAGCAACAAAAGCGTCACCACCGTTATTTCCTCTGCCTGCCACAAACAGTACCTTTCCGCTGCCAAGTTTTTCCTTTACACTCTGTGCAATAGCTGCACCTGCATTTTCCATTAACTGAAGTGGAGACAGTCCCAGATATGAACAGTTGGTATCGATCGCCTTCATCCGTAAAGAACTTATATATTTCATGCTGGTTGCCTGCAGGTCTTTTAATCTGTTATCTTTTTATGAAATCTGAATTCTTTATATTAATAATCCGAATTTTCTATATTACCTGAATTTCCTGACTGCTTTTATACTGAGATATTTTTAGCTGAATAAAATTCATCTGGTGTCATTAAGTATATACGCTACATTCCAATATAACATGTATACCGTGTAGAGTCATACCGGTAGATCCACACCGTGTAGAGTCATACCGTGTAGAGTCATACCGTGTAGATCCACACCGTGTAGAGCCCTGTTGAAAACCTCAGGAAACCGGGCTATGCTGCAGGAAAGAAGTCTGTACGGAGATTTGAGCCGGAGTATTCTTTTGAGTCTTGATTTCATACTTACTCGGAATAAGTAGCTTCATTAACGGTAACAGATGTATAGTAGGAGGAACTAAAAACTAAAGTTAGCAGATTTGAGGAAGTAGCTTCTTCATTATCTAAAAACGGATTAATGTTCAGTATTTAAATTCTAAAACCGAAAATGAAGTTGAGTCTTAAAATTATTTCATATAGTATGTTCGGTATTGAAATAATCTTAAATAGCCTTATGCCTAACAATTAATGTTTTTACTTCATTCCTTAATCGTGATTCAAATAGAGAAAAATGTGAAAAATTGTAGCCAGGCAGGTATATACTAAATGTTTGCTTTCCTTTTCACATGTCTGGACTTACAGGAGAGCAGGAGGACAACTTTTGTCTAATTCTTTAAAAGATGCGGATAGCAGCCTTAAGAGCGCGGTTAAACCCAGGTATCTTATCCTGGGGAGCGGCAGTATTGGTTTTGCGCTTGCAAAAGAGCTTAGGGAAAGTAATAAACTTGTAATTATTGTAGATAAGGATGAAGCCAAGGTTGAGACTCTCAGAGAAGAAGGCTTTGAAACCATTCTCGGCGATATCTCTGACCCCGAGCTTATTAATAATATTGACCTTAAAAATGTCGTTGCAATACTCTTCCTTAGTTCTAACAATGAGGCTAACAGGAAAGGAATTGAAAACTTCAAGAAAGTATTAAACCCTGATATCCAGATCTTTTCTCGTTCTTCGGATATAATCAACAAAGAAAAGATGGAAGACCTGGGGGCAGATTACGTTTTTATGCCCTCTAAGCTTGTTGCAAGCTCCCTTTCCCGTTCCCTTGAGAGAGCCGAGTCAGTTCACAGGGGTAACAGACTTGCCAGGTGGCTGAAAGGGATAAGAGACAAAAAACTTGCTATAGTAATCCATGACAACCCCGACCCCGATGCGATCTCAAGCGGGCTTGCGTTAAAGGAAATTTCAAAAAGCCTGGGGGTCGAAGCCAATATTCTTTACCACGGCAAGATCGGGCATCAGGAAAACAAGGCTTTTGTAAACCTTCTCGGGATCGACCTCAGCAAGATGGAAGAGCATGACCCGAAGGACTTTGATGAAATTGCCCTGATAGATTGCTCTATCCCTGGCGTTAATAATATGGTACCCCCCAACTCTTATGTGGGGATCGTTATAGACCACCACCCTCCCGGAGAGACTGAGATAAAGGCTGATTACATAGACATCCGGCCCAACTTCGGGGCAACAGCCACTATAATGACAAAGTACCTGCAGCAGCTCAACATCAACATCTCAAAGACCCTTGCAACGGCTCTGCTTTACGGGATCAGGACGGACACGCAGGACTTCAAGCGGAAAACCGATCCTGCAGACCTCTCAGCTGCTTCGTATCTCTATCCCCTCTCAAATCACGGGATTCTGGACCAGCTAGAGCAGCCCTCAATGGCTACCGAAACCCTCGAAGTGCTCGGGGAAGCCATCCGGAACCGACAGGTAATCGGGAGTTACCTCCTCTCAAATGTGGGGAACATCCGTGATAGGGATACTCTCCCTCAAGCTGCGGATTATCTCCTTAGCCTTGAAGGGATCTCAACAACCGTTGTCTTCGGAGTCACCGAAGACCGCATCTATATCTCGGGCCGCAGCACGGATATCAGAGTCAACCTGGGAGAAATTATGCGCCAGGCTTTCGGAGAAGACGCAGGAGGGCATGCAAATGCAGCAGGTGCCCAGATCCCCCTCGGAGTTTTCAGCGCCACAAAAGATCGACAGACCCTCTTGAGGCTCGTTAACGAAGCAGTCGTCAAGAGATTCCTGAATGCCGTTGGAGTTGAAAGTACGGCAGAATAAGCCGGAAAAAATTAGTACTCGGAAAAAATTAGTACTCGGAAAAATTAGTACTCGGAAAAGTAGTGTTTTCAGCCGAAAAGCCATCCTTTATCTTTCAAAAGTAGAAATGGAGGAAAGATTTTCTCTTTCCCTCTATTCTCTTGATTTTTTTATTCTCTTGATTTTTTTATTCTCTTGATTTCTTTTACTTCCTAATATTTTTCATTCCTATGTTTTCTCACTTTCAAGCTTTATTATTCGTTTTCGGCTTCACTTTGGGGAATGTTTGCCTCTATTATGGTCCCTTTTTGAATATCGTTTTCAGTTACCTGAATCCCTTCAATAGTTGAATTCTCTCCAGCGGTCAGGGAATAAGCAGAGGTTGCATGAACCCCGTTTCCGGCATTTTCGGTAGAATAGGGCACAGTTATTTCAAATGAACCTTTTTCGTCTGCCACGTCCCCGTTCTGGTATAAGAATTCCCTCCCAGTGTTCGAGCTGACCTCAAGTTTTGCAATCACGGTCGCGTTAGGAGCTGTGGTGCCTGAAAGTGTGGCTCCCTTAACATATTCGAATACCTTTACAGTGTTTCCGCTACTGTTTTTATCCTCTGTGGTATTCGGCGTGCTTTCATGGACCAACCTGAGGTTTCCAAGCCCGATCCCGTCAATTTCATAGAGTTTGTATATCTCTGTATCCATATAGGCCTGTTTGGCAGTTGCAACGGTTCTGAAACCTGTTTTTTCCTGAACAGTTGAGACGTTGTAATAGTCTTCGATCTCTTTTCCTGCGAGTTCAACAATAGATCCGAACTTACCTTTTGCCATTTGTGTGTCGGTTATTACATATTTTACATTGAGCTTGTCTATTATTGTTTTAGCTTCTTCTTCGGAATTGGAAATAAAGAAATTTGCAGAATCTTCTACTCCTGTCTGGAAGTTATTGGAGACTGCGGGCCGTTTTCCTATGTATACAATCCAGTTCCCGTAGTCCCACCAGCTAAGGACCCCGTACTCGGGGGTTTCTGTGGGTTCAAGATAATAGGAAGTTGCAGGGGTCGAGGCTTCAAGCCAGTTGAGAGCGTCTTTCCATTCAGGATCGATTGAAGCCGGATCCTTAGCAAAAGAAACCCCATACCATATGGAGGGCACGAAGATAAGTCCTATCAAAGCCACTCCTGAAACCAGTTTGAAGTAATCAGGCTCGGCTGACGTGTTCTTTGATTCTGTTGCGTGTCTGTTTTTAAATTTCGTTTTTGAGCTTGCTTTTTTTCCTTTTTTAAGTGAGGAATCCGGTACCTTCTCCTTTTTATTTTCGGGTTTTATCAGTTTTTTAACTTCTCTTTCGAAATCAAGGGATTCCAGCAACACCCAGAGGATATATGCTGAAAGGATTGAGACATTTACTGCAAAAAGGTAGGTAAAACGTCTCTGGGAAAGAGCAAGGTATGTATAGAAAAGTGTCCATAAGAGGAAAAATACCCCTTCAGGTTTTGCCTTTTCTCCTTTTAACTCAAGACTGAACAGGAAAAGTCCTGCCAGTGCCGTCAGGAAAGTAAGCCCGAAACTTCCCAGTACCGATGAGAAGGTAAGCTTTCCCTGTAAGGTCAGAAACAGAGGCATTGCTTCGGAAATTGTGCCTATGTATTCTCCTTTCCCCGAAAAAAACCTCAGGCCCTCAACAATGAAACCATAGTATTCGACGGAAAATATCCGGACGAGAAGAAGCCCTGAGACTAAAACGAGTATTAAAACGCCGGGGTAGTATTTCCAGTCCATTTCTTTCTTTGAGATATATGTTGAAAAGCCCCATAAAAGGAATAAACCTGCGAGCATGATCAGTACATATACAACCTGGAACCAGGAAAGATATATTGCACTCATTTCGAGCCCGGACCGGACTTCTCCTGCGGCGAGAGGAATTGTGAACAAGAGCGTGGCAAATAGAGTTATAGCCGAGCAGATGAAGAGATAATCTGATTCTTTTCCTGCTTTAAGGTCTATTGTTCTCTGAACCAGTGCGTACAGGCCAATAAAGCTGATAAAGACCGGAGCCCCCACCCAGGTAAAGATTAGGAGCGAAAAAAAGATCCCTGAGGCTGCTGCAAGTCCCACGGGATTTATGAGGTTTTTATCGGAAGATATGTTTTTGAGCGAACTTAATGTAAGGTTTCTTTCCCCTGCCAGTTTTATGGCAAGTATGAATAGTGCATAGGCTGCCGTTGAGAGGAGCACTTCAGCTACGTGATGGTCGGCTGCCCCAAAGCGGGATATGTATAGATGGGCAGGGAGAACGGCAAAAATGAGAGCTCCAAGAAGCCCTGTTTTTTTGTCAAAGACTGAGGCTGCCACCACATAAACAGGAATTACTGTCAGGACTCCGAGCAGTACTGGCAAAAGAGCCACCGCAAATTCTACAGTATGCGTGTCAGGCTGTCCTCCTCCTATAATTATTGCGAGGAAGGCGCCTAAGAGGTCAAAGAATGGCGGCCACCCGATCTCAAAACCATAAGGGTAGTTAAGATAGGTATCAAAGTTAAGGGAATGAGGGAAACTGGAGACCGTATACAGAATGCGCCGCATATGATAATAGTCATCATACCCCGTGAAGGTTATGCCCCCGTCTGCAGTGAGTGGAGCATAGGTGAGCATGCGGATAATGAAGCCGGCTAAGAGCACAGCTCCAAGCACGAGAAGATTTTTTGAAAATCCGTTTCGTGCATTTCTGTTTTGGTTGATTTTTTCTGGCTTCTCCATATCACTCACGTTTATTTTTTGACTACTTATATATTTTAGTTCTATTTAAGAAATCAAACTTTTTCAATAAAAAGGATTTCTACCTCATCCCAGAGGTACTTATCTCATATCGCCTTTTACCATCATTCCGACCAATTCTTCAAAGCTGACCTTTGTTTTCCAGCCAAGTTTTTCTCTGGCTTTTGAAGGGTCTCCTATCAAAATATCCACTTCAGTCGGTCTGTAAAACATCGGATCAACTTCCACGAGTATTTTTCCGCTGTTAGCATCCCTGCCAATCTCGTTAACTCCTTCACCTTCCCATTCGATGTCAATGCCTGCCTCTCTGAATGCAAGTTCGGTGAATTCTCTAACGGAATGGGTTTCTCCTGTTGCGACGACGTAATCTTCGGGTTTATCCTGCTGTAAAATGAGCCACATGGCTTCCACATAATCCCCTGAAAATCCCCAGTCACGTTTGGCATTGAGATTTCCAAGATAGAGTTTATCCTGAAGCCCTTTTTTAATCTTTGATACAGCTATTGTAATCTTCCTGGTAACGAAAGTTTCTCCTCTCAAAGGAGATTCGTGATTAAAAAGGATGCCGTTGCAGGCAAACATATCATAAGCTTCACGGTAGTTTACGGTAATCCAGTAAGCATACAGTTTAGCTACCGAATAGGGACTTCGGGGATAGAAAGGAGTACTTTCTTTTTGTGGGACTTCACGTACTTTCCCGAATAATTCACTGGTTGATGCCTGATAAAACTTAGATTTGTCTTCAAGCCCGAGAATTCTTATTGCTTCCAGAATACGAAGGGCTCCAAGTCCATCCGAGTTCGCAGTGTATTCGGGAGTCTCAAAAGAAACCTGGACATGACTTTGGGCGCCGAGGTTGTAAATTTCATCAGGTTCGATGTCCTTAATAAGTCTGAAAACGTTTGCCGAATCGGTCAGGTCTCCGTGGTGCAAAATAAATTTGGAGTTTTCTTGATGGGGATCTTGCAGGAGATGATCTATACGTCCGGTATTGCTCAGAGACGATCTTCTGTGCATCCCATGCACAGTATATCCTTTATTCAACAGGAGT containing:
- a CDS encoding oligosaccharyl transferase, archaeosortase A system-associated; this encodes MEKPEKINQNRNARNGFSKNLLVLGAVLLAGFIIRMLTYAPLTADGGITFTGYDDYYHMRRILYTVSSFPHSLNFDTYLNYPYGFEIGWPPFFDLLGAFLAIIIGGGQPDTHTVEFAVALLPVLLGVLTVIPVYVVAASVFDKKTGLLGALIFAVLPAHLYISRFGAADHHVAEVLLSTAAYALFILAIKLAGERNLTLSSLKNISSDKNLINPVGLAAASGIFFSLLIFTWVGAPVFISFIGLYALVQRTIDLKAGKESDYLFICSAITLFATLLFTIPLAAGEVRSGLEMSAIYLSWFQVVYVLIMLAGLFLLWGFSTYISKKEMDWKYYPGVLILVLVSGLLLVRIFSVEYYGFIVEGLRFFSGKGEYIGTISEAMPLFLTLQGKLTFSSVLGSFGLTFLTALAGLFLFSLELKGEKAKPEGVFFLLWTLFYTYLALSQRRFTYLFAVNVSILSAYILWVLLESLDFEREVKKLIKPENKKEKVPDSSLKKGKKASSKTKFKNRHATESKNTSAEPDYFKLVSGVALIGLIFVPSIWYGVSFAKDPASIDPEWKDALNWLEASTPATSYYLEPTETPEYGVLSWWDYGNWIVYIGKRPAVSNNFQTGVEDSANFFISNSEEEAKTIIDKLNVKYVITDTQMAKGKFGSIVELAGKEIEDYYNVSTVQEKTGFRTVATAKQAYMDTEIYKLYEIDGIGLGNLRLVHESTPNTTEDKNSSGNTVKVFEYVKGATLSGTTAPNATVIAKLEVSSNTGREFLYQNGDVADEKGSFEITVPYSTENAGNGVHATSAYSLTAGENSTIEGIQVTENDIQKGTIIEANIPQSEAENE
- the moaC gene encoding cyclic pyranopterin monophosphate synthase MoaC, coding for MEKSFTHIEADRARMVDISEKNNVLRMARAAGEIVLSAETMEKIRTGTVEKGNVFATARVAAVLAVKKTPETIPMCHQIPITGIDVDLEIGKDSVSAVVEVRTVGKTGVEMEALTGVSVALLTVWDMVKSAEKDETGNYPHTLIRNIRVLEKLKG
- a CDS encoding bifunctional ADP-dependent NAD(P)H-hydrate dehydratase/NAD(P)H-hydrate epimerase, yielding MKYISSLRMKAIDTNCSYLGLSPLQLMENAGAAIAQSVKEKLGSGKVLFVAGRGNNGGDAFVAARHLAGIPGYIVRVILLGKDRDIGTEEAYHNYSLLKFSRVQTLEIRDSGQLAVSELFSEADLLVDAIFGTGVKGNIKEPESTAIDLINNEGKAGKIIIAVDVPSGLDPDRGNFEKAVYADLTVTFHRMKAGLLDEQAKEYTGTIKVAEIGVCADAEHYTGPGDLQMLKKRKLEAHKGNAGRILVIGGGPYSGAPALAALAALRAGADLVTVAVPESVAGIVASYSPDLIVRKLFSSVLCPEDLSILPDLINSHDVVVMGMGLGRATETLETVRKLLPFCRKAVLDADALAALSGTLFETLAGNCEIIVTPHAGEFARLRDMETPDSPETREKAVREFAAEKGVVTLLKGKVDIISDGKQTLLNRTGNPGMTVGGTGDVLAGITGSLFSRNPAFLAAACAAYINGAAGDLAFEKAGNALLATDVIGKISEIIKEAGIG
- the gmd gene encoding GDP-mannose 4,6-dehydratase, with product MSKVALLTGVTGQDGAYLAELLLNKGYTVHGMHRRSSLSNTGRIDHLLQDPHQENSKFILHHGDLTDSANVFRLIKDIEPDEIYNLGAQSHVQVSFETPEYTANSDGLGALRILEAIRILGLEDKSKFYQASTSELFGKVREVPQKESTPFYPRSPYSVAKLYAYWITVNYREAYDMFACNGILFNHESPLRGETFVTRKITIAVSKIKKGLQDKLYLGNLNAKRDWGFSGDYVEAMWLILQQDKPEDYVVATGETHSVREFTELAFREAGIDIEWEGEGVNEIGRDANSGKILVEVDPMFYRPTEVDILIGDPSKAREKLGWKTKVSFEELVGMMVKGDMR
- a CDS encoding DHH family phosphoesterase — encoded protein: MSNSLKDADSSLKSAVKPRYLILGSGSIGFALAKELRESNKLVIIVDKDEAKVETLREEGFETILGDISDPELINNIDLKNVVAILFLSSNNEANRKGIENFKKVLNPDIQIFSRSSDIINKEKMEDLGADYVFMPSKLVASSLSRSLERAESVHRGNRLARWLKGIRDKKLAIVIHDNPDPDAISSGLALKEISKSLGVEANILYHGKIGHQENKAFVNLLGIDLSKMEEHDPKDFDEIALIDCSIPGVNNMVPPNSYVGIVIDHHPPGETEIKADYIDIRPNFGATATIMTKYLQQLNINISKTLATALLYGIRTDTQDFKRKTDPADLSAASYLYPLSNHGILDQLEQPSMATETLEVLGEAIRNRQVIGSYLLSNVGNIRDRDTLPQAADYLLSLEGISTTVVFGVTEDRIYISGRSTDIRVNLGEIMRQAFGEDAGGHANAAGAQIPLGVFSATKDRQTLLRLVNEAVVKRFLNAVGVESTAE